A region of the candidate division KSB1 bacterium genome:
CCCTCCACGTCCTTTAGACCGTTTCCTGTAACCATAACTACCACATGATCATCTTTCCCGCAGGTTCCGGATTCTGCCAGCTTCTTCAAACCGGCCAAGGCAGTTGCCCCGGCCGGTTCAGCAAACA
Encoded here:
- a CDS encoding threonine synthase — its product is FAEPAGATALAGLKKLAESGTCGKDDHVVVMVTGNGLKDVEGAMHAVKQQPVVVENSLEDVEQKLGIFK